One Pirellulales bacterium genomic window carries:
- a CDS encoding sugar phosphate nucleotidyltransferase, whose product MNGQGYFKKGIILAQSAGTRLYPVTAAFGKSLVPIYDKPMIYYPLSVLIMAGVREVLIISTSEDIRGLQQLLADGAKLGLRIDYATRSTIRANAFQVGRKFLCDENVALILTDQLFYGARFELAVLQAALRPDGATIFTKGLVARRPYDVVEFDPSGNPISIVSNLVSTRSSAAIAGFYLFDRHLPQIAADLHSRRGDRVTLSDISRAYLDRGGLQVVQLDTESAWFDIGTHEVQLSAAVFVEMMQNERGRNIGCVEEAAFLRGLITAEQLLELSAWGGNDYCRYLRRVALSAISRSRES is encoded by the coding sequence ATGAACGGTCAAGGCTACTTCAAAAAAGGGATCATCCTGGCGCAGAGTGCCGGTACGCGCCTCTATCCCGTGACCGCGGCCTTCGGAAAGTCGCTCGTCCCGATCTACGACAAACCGATGATCTACTACCCGCTCTCGGTATTGATCATGGCCGGCGTCCGCGAGGTGTTGATCATTTCCACCAGCGAGGACATACGCGGGCTGCAGCAATTACTGGCCGACGGGGCAAAATTAGGGCTGCGAATCGACTACGCCACGCGCTCGACGATCCGGGCAAACGCCTTCCAAGTCGGCCGAAAATTCCTGTGCGACGAAAACGTTGCACTGATTTTGACCGACCAGCTATTTTACGGGGCGCGTTTCGAGTTGGCTGTTTTGCAAGCTGCCCTGCGACCGGACGGCGCAACCATTTTCACCAAGGGATTGGTCGCTCGTCGGCCTTACGACGTCGTAGAGTTCGATCCAAGCGGCAACCCCATTTCGATCGTGTCGAATCTCGTGTCGACGCGAAGCAGCGCCGCGATCGCCGGTTTCTATTTGTTCGACCGGCACTTGCCGCAAATCGCCGCCGATCTGCATTCTCGCCGCGGAGATCGCGTTACGCTTTCCGACATCTCCCGAGCTTATCTCGACCGCGGCGGCCTGCAAGTCGTGCAGTTGGATACGGAATCCGCATGGTTCGATATCGGCACGCACGAGGTTCAACTTTCGGCGGCCGTTTTCGTCGAAATGATGCAGAACGAACGAGGACGGAACATCGGCTGTGTTGAAGAAGCTGCCTTCTTGCGCGGGCTGATCACTGCCGAGCAGCTACTCGAGCTCTCGGCCTGGGGGGGCAACGACTATTGCCGGTATCTACGGCGCGTCGCCCTGAGCGCGATTTCCCGGTCGCGAGAGTCCTAG
- a CDS encoding NAD-dependent epimerase/dehydratase family protein produces MRKMLVTGGAGFVGRHLVRRLLDAGDEVHVVDCLAADTGGIAPAKGWPLFDPRDYRNFHFHQEDCRSWFQRVADTDFDYAFHLAAMVGGRLMIENNPLAVADDLAIDAQYWQWAKRARPRKNVCFSSSAAYPINLQRADHYVLLKEDMISFDGDIGMPDMTYGWAKLTCEYLARLAYEKHGLKSICYRPFSGYGEDQDDAYPFPSICKRAIEHQGAKVLNVWGTGTQMRDFIHIEDCIDGILGTMDKIDDADALNLSTGIFTSFIEFAQVAAYALGYHPDVQGLSNQPTGVFARGGDTTRQRQLGFSHIIDFREGVERALRYYAARPQPAGTAGR; encoded by the coding sequence ATGCGTAAGATGCTGGTGACTGGCGGCGCGGGATTCGTCGGCCGGCATCTGGTCCGGCGCCTACTGGACGCGGGCGATGAAGTCCACGTGGTGGATTGCCTGGCCGCTGACACTGGGGGGATCGCCCCAGCGAAAGGCTGGCCACTCTTTGATCCGCGCGACTATCGGAACTTCCACTTTCATCAGGAAGATTGCCGTAGCTGGTTTCAGCGCGTCGCCGACACGGATTTTGACTACGCCTTTCACCTGGCTGCCATGGTCGGCGGCCGGCTGATGATCGAGAATAATCCGCTTGCCGTGGCCGATGATCTGGCCATCGACGCTCAATATTGGCAATGGGCGAAGCGGGCGCGGCCCCGTAAAAATGTCTGTTTCAGCTCGAGCGCTGCGTACCCAATCAATCTGCAACGTGCCGATCATTATGTCCTGCTGAAAGAGGACATGATTTCGTTCGATGGCGATATCGGCATGCCCGACATGACCTACGGCTGGGCGAAGCTGACGTGCGAGTACCTGGCACGTCTGGCGTACGAGAAGCACGGTTTGAAATCGATCTGCTATCGGCCCTTCTCGGGTTATGGTGAGGATCAGGATGACGCTTATCCTTTTCCCAGCATCTGCAAGCGTGCCATCGAGCATCAAGGGGCCAAAGTGCTGAACGTGTGGGGCACAGGCACGCAGATGCGTGATTTTATCCACATCGAGGATTGCATCGATGGCATCCTCGGAACCATGGATAAGATCGACGACGCCGACGCTCTGAATCTGTCGACAGGCATTTTTACTAGCTTTATCGAGTTCGCCCAAGTGGCGGCGTACGCGCTAGGCTATCATCCCGATGTACAAGGCTTGTCCAACCAGCCGACCGGTGTTTTTGCGCGAGGCGGAGACACGACTCGCCAGAGGCAATTAGGCTTCTCGCACATAATCGATTTTCGCGAGGGCGTTGAACGAGCCCTGCGCTACTACGCCGCGCGACCGCAGCCGGCCGGAACCGCCGGCCGCTGA
- a CDS encoding glycosyltransferase family 2 protein, translated as MADWRQVAKLESVSVIVPVMNETISLRQTVEIVLADNRPWIREFLVVVCDRTTPDAMATVAELVRELGPLIVVHHQKLPFLGGAIREAFDLARGTHVILMASDLETDPNLVRRMIEEEAKNPAGIVTASRWISGGSFEGYSQLKLLLNWVFQQSFSLMYGTRLSDMTYAFRIMPTRLVQSIRWEELRHPFLFETMIKPLRLGVPVVEIPAAWKARHEGVSQNTFFQNFVYFRTGLKSRFACKSSLLRAASEIPVTQ; from the coding sequence ATGGCGGATTGGCGGCAGGTCGCAAAGCTTGAGTCGGTTAGCGTCATCGTTCCCGTGATGAACGAGACGATCTCGCTGCGCCAGACCGTCGAAATCGTGCTCGCGGACAATCGCCCGTGGATTCGGGAATTCCTGGTCGTGGTCTGCGACCGGACTACTCCCGACGCTATGGCGACGGTTGCCGAACTCGTGCGCGAGCTGGGGCCGCTCATCGTGGTGCATCATCAAAAGCTGCCGTTTCTGGGGGGCGCGATTCGCGAAGCGTTCGACCTGGCGCGAGGAACCCATGTAATTCTCATGGCCAGCGATCTAGAGACGGACCCGAACCTAGTGCGACGGATGATCGAGGAGGAGGCAAAAAATCCAGCGGGCATCGTCACCGCGTCTCGCTGGATTTCCGGTGGCTCGTTCGAAGGGTATTCGCAACTCAAGCTACTGTTGAACTGGGTATTTCAACAGTCGTTTTCGCTGATGTATGGAACCCGATTGTCTGATATGACCTACGCCTTTCGCATCATGCCGACGCGGCTGGTCCAGTCGATCCGCTGGGAAGAGCTGCGGCATCCGTTCCTGTTCGAAACGATGATTAAGCCGTTACGATTGGGAGTGCCGGTTGTCGAAATCCCGGCAGCCTGGAAGGCGCGCCACGAAGGGGTGTCTCAAAATACTTTTTTTCAAAATTTCGTTTACTTCCGCACCGGCCTAAAATCGCGGTTTGCCTGCAAGTCGAGCCTATTGCGCGCGGCGAGCGAAATTCCGGTGACGCAGTAG